A stretch of Aedes aegypti strain LVP_AGWG chromosome 2, AaegL5.0 Primary Assembly, whole genome shotgun sequence DNA encodes these proteins:
- the LOC5564741 gene encoding protein-serine O-palmitoleoyltransferase porcupine isoform X2 has protein sequence MSEYLYSMYDENEDFYDTYDDYNERILRNYEAAGWKDVYENCIVPSFFQISYYAIPFVAVNIFMCICNKLQARYLPSHYNITHALSFGSGLFLIYNTIEHGHLYLVQLFISVYLLIKLSFIDQKRIRLDLLISIYTMAYLILSEVLEKDPKVWHHIRGVLMIAVMKSISLAMDTRADRSLRDRFSIISFLGYICSPANCIFGPWISFNDYLNSITRSKNKLKLNFKYFAQISINLALCILCLLFSNCADSFLDADNFWKLLWVRMY, from the exons ATGTCTGAATACCTTTACAGTATGTATGACGAAAATGAAGACTTTTACGACACGTATGATGACTACAATGAACGAATTTTGAGAAACT ATGAAGCAGCGGGCTGGAAAGATGTCTATGAAAATTGTATTGTTCCTTCgttttttcaaatatcttatTATGCGATACCATTTGTGGCAGTCAACATTTTTATGTGTATCTGTAATAAGCTTCAAG caCGTTACTTACCATCGCATTACAACATAACACATGCTCTTAGTTTTGGAAgcggtttatttttaatttacaacaCAATTGAACATGGTCATTTATATTTGGTTCAGCTATTTATATCTGTGTATTTATTGATCAAACTATCATTCATTGATCAAAAGCGAATTAGACTTGATTTATTGATAAGCATCTATACAATGGCTTATTTGATTTTAAG TGAAGTTTTAGAAAAGGATCCTAAAGTATGGCATCACATACGAGGTGTCTTAATGATTGCAGTGATGAAGTCTATCTCTCTAGCTATGGATACAAGGGCGGATCGATCATTGCGAGATCGATTTTCTATAATCTCATTCTTAGGTTACATCTGTTCTCCGGCAAACTGTATTTTTGGACCATGGATATCTTTCAATGATTACTTGAACAGTATAACCAGGTCTAAAAACAAGTTGAAACTG AATTTTAAATACTTTGCACAAATATCGATTAATCTTGCACTATGTATTTTATGTTTGCTGTTTTCAAACTGCGCGGATAGTTTTCTTGATGCTGATAATTTTTGGAA